A stretch of the Neptunomonas phycophila genome encodes the following:
- the serS gene encoding serine--tRNA ligase, producing the protein MLDTKIVRSNPEAVAQQLAKKKYEFPLDLYNELEAKRRDIQVQTENLQNERNTRSKSIGKAKAAGEDIKPLLAEVQDLGDQLDAAKAQLTAVADELDNLLMGMPNLPDASVPDGMDEDDNVEVRRWGTPREFDFEPLDHVALGEQDGGLDFETAAKLTGSRFAVMTGKMARLHRALIQFMLDVQTNEHGYTEAYVPYLVNEDSLRGTGQLPKFGEDLFKVPFGDRQYYLIPTAEVPVTNMVRDTIVDADRLPLKFAAHTPCFRSEAGASGKDTRGMIRQHQFEKVEMVQIVDPATSWETLEEMTGHAEAILQKLELPYRVVALCGGDLGFGAAKTYDIEVWLPGQDKYREISSISNMTDFQARRMLARSRNAETGKPELLHTLNGSGLAIGRTLVAVLENYQQADGTVIIPEVLRSYMGGISQL; encoded by the coding sequence ATGTTAGACACAAAAATTGTCCGTTCTAACCCTGAAGCTGTTGCGCAACAGCTGGCTAAGAAAAAATATGAATTTCCATTGGATTTGTATAACGAGCTTGAAGCTAAGCGTCGTGATATACAGGTGCAAACTGAAAATCTTCAAAACGAGCGAAACACACGATCCAAAAGCATTGGTAAAGCCAAGGCTGCTGGAGAAGATATCAAACCCTTGTTGGCCGAAGTACAAGATTTAGGCGACCAGTTGGATGCAGCTAAGGCGCAGCTAACCGCCGTCGCTGACGAGCTCGATAACTTATTGATGGGAATGCCTAATTTGCCTGATGCAAGTGTTCCTGATGGCATGGACGAAGACGATAACGTTGAGGTCCGTCGCTGGGGAACTCCACGCGAGTTTGACTTTGAGCCTTTAGATCATGTGGCCCTGGGCGAGCAAGATGGTGGTTTAGATTTTGAAACGGCTGCTAAGCTTACGGGTTCCCGCTTTGCGGTTATGACAGGAAAAATGGCGCGTTTACACAGAGCACTAATTCAATTCATGTTAGATGTTCAAACAAACGAGCATGGTTATACCGAAGCTTACGTACCTTACTTGGTCAATGAAGATAGCTTGCGTGGTACTGGACAGCTACCAAAGTTTGGTGAAGATCTATTTAAAGTACCATTCGGTGACCGCCAGTATTATTTGATCCCTACTGCAGAAGTGCCCGTTACTAATATGGTGCGCGATACTATCGTAGACGCCGATCGTTTGCCGCTTAAGTTTGCTGCTCATACACCGTGCTTCCGTTCCGAAGCTGGCGCGTCAGGCAAAGATACTCGCGGTATGATTCGCCAGCATCAGTTCGAAAAGGTCGAGATGGTACAAATTGTTGATCCTGCTACTTCTTGGGAAACGCTGGAAGAGATGACAGGGCATGCCGAAGCCATTTTGCAAAAATTAGAATTACCTTACCGAGTTGTTGCGTTGTGTGGCGGTGATCTAGGCTTTGGTGCGGCTAAAACATACGATATAGAAGTATGGTTGCCTGGTCAGGATAAATACCGTGAAATATCGTCTATTTCCAATATGACTGACTTCCAAGCCCGCCGCATGCTGGCGCGTAGCCGAAATGCTGAAACGGGTAAACCAGAACTGCTACATACGTTGAATGGATCTGGTTTGGCCATTGGTCGTACTTTGGTCGCGGTATTAGAAAATTACCAGCAAGCCGATGGCACGGTAATTATCCCTGAAGTGCTGCGTTCTTATATGGGTGGTATTAGCCAGCTGTAA
- the crcB gene encoding fluoride efflux transporter CrcB has product MQILLAVGFGGALGAVSRYWLAGMLNSKADKLPLGTLSCNVIGSLVMGILFVLIMEKAKLSPELRPMLMVGFLGAFTTFSSFSLETVALLQEGHTMSALIYVLLSVILCIIALSVGIWFTRLF; this is encoded by the coding sequence ATGCAGATATTGTTAGCCGTAGGCTTTGGCGGTGCTTTAGGGGCGGTAAGTCGTTATTGGTTGGCGGGGATGCTTAATAGCAAAGCTGATAAGTTACCTTTAGGAACCTTGAGCTGTAATGTTATAGGGTCGCTGGTAATGGGGATTCTGTTTGTCCTTATAATGGAAAAGGCCAAGTTATCACCTGAGTTACGTCCCATGTTAATGGTCGGTTTTCTAGGGGCATTTACTACCTTTTCATCTTTCTCATTAGAAACGGTGGCTCTCTTGCAGGAAGGGCATACCATGTCCGCCCTAATCTATGTATTATTAAGCGTCATTTTATGCATCATCGCGTTAAGCGTCGGTATTTGGTTCACTCGCTTGTTTTGA
- the phaR gene encoding polyhydroxyalkanoate synthesis repressor PhaR produces MVTEREPEVRILRKYTNRRLYDTSRSCYVTLEDVKELVLNSEPFQVLDSKTGNDLTRNILLQIISEQEGEGHGTLLTNQVLQQLIRFYGDSMQGMMSQYLEQSIAAFLEHQERIREQMQSMIGAANPLTMMNKIADQNMAVWNMFQPGASRTGSADSSAKADDAEPTEKDSDK; encoded by the coding sequence ATGGTGACAGAGAGAGAACCAGAAGTGCGTATTCTTCGTAAATATACAAATCGCCGCTTATATGATACTTCGCGTAGTTGTTATGTAACGCTTGAAGATGTAAAAGAACTCGTTTTAAATTCTGAGCCCTTCCAAGTACTGGACTCAAAAACAGGCAATGACTTAACACGTAACATTTTATTGCAGATCATCAGCGAGCAAGAAGGGGAAGGGCACGGAACGCTTCTGACTAATCAAGTGCTGCAGCAACTTATCCGTTTCTATGGTGACAGCATGCAAGGAATGATGAGTCAGTACCTTGAACAAAGCATAGCGGCGTTTTTAGAGCACCAAGAAAGGATTCGTGAGCAGATGCAAAGTATGATTGGTGCCGCTAACCCGCTAACCATGATGAACAAAATTGCCGATCAAAATATGGCTGTCTGGAATATGTTTCAACCTGGGGCAAGCAGAACAGGGTCAGCTGACAGTAGCGCAAAAGCTGATGATGCAGAGCCAACAGAAAAAGATAGCGACAAATAA
- a CDS encoding replication-associated recombination protein A produces MDDLFGAPSPVYQPLAAKMRPTTLANYIGQSHLLGEGKPLRAAIEQGMLHSMILWGPPGVGKTTLAKIVANTCDAHFMTISAVLSGVKDIRAAVDEAKQIAVSHQQKVILFVDEVHRFNKSQQDAFLPYIEDGTFLFIGATTENPSFELNNALLSRARVYLLKNLTTEETQAVINQALKDEVQGLGQRQLTFEEGALAQLALAADGDARRALNLLEIAADFAEKQEDGSEAIRLSALSQVLAGNVRRYDKRGDLFYDMISAFHKSVRGSSPDGALYWCCRMLEGGCDPLYIARRLVAIASEDIGNADPRAMQVALSAWDAFERVGPAEGERAIAQAAVYCASAPKSNALYMAYNQCRSDVRQDPDFEVPVHLRNAPTSLMKDLGYGAEYRYAHNEPNAYAAGEVYLPEEIAQRRYYQPSDRGLESKIRAKFEKLNELDQASPQKRYT; encoded by the coding sequence ATGGATGATTTGTTTGGAGCCCCCTCGCCAGTGTATCAACCACTGGCGGCCAAAATGCGTCCCACCACGCTTGCCAACTACATAGGGCAATCTCATCTTCTAGGCGAGGGTAAACCGTTGCGTGCAGCAATAGAGCAAGGGATGCTGCATTCAATGATTTTATGGGGGCCACCAGGTGTTGGGAAAACAACGTTAGCTAAAATAGTGGCTAATACGTGTGATGCTCACTTTATGACAATCTCGGCTGTCCTCTCAGGTGTCAAAGATATTCGTGCCGCTGTCGATGAAGCCAAGCAAATAGCTGTTTCTCACCAGCAAAAAGTTATCTTGTTTGTTGATGAGGTGCACCGCTTTAACAAATCACAACAAGATGCCTTTTTGCCTTATATTGAAGACGGGACCTTCTTGTTTATTGGTGCCACGACTGAAAATCCATCATTTGAGCTCAATAACGCCTTACTTTCTCGGGCGCGGGTTTATCTTTTAAAGAATCTAACAACCGAAGAGACTCAAGCGGTAATAAATCAAGCGCTTAAAGATGAGGTGCAGGGTTTAGGTCAAAGGCAGCTCACCTTTGAAGAAGGAGCGTTGGCTCAGTTAGCACTGGCCGCAGATGGAGATGCAAGACGTGCATTAAATTTGCTGGAGATCGCCGCAGACTTTGCCGAAAAGCAAGAAGACGGTTCAGAAGCCATTCGATTAAGCGCGTTATCGCAAGTGCTAGCAGGCAACGTACGACGTTATGATAAGCGAGGTGATTTATTTTACGACATGATATCGGCTTTCCATAAGTCAGTGAGAGGGTCATCACCTGATGGTGCATTGTATTGGTGCTGCCGCATGCTAGAAGGAGGCTGTGATCCTTTGTATATTGCTCGCCGATTAGTCGCTATCGCTTCAGAGGACATTGGTAATGCAGACCCTCGGGCCATGCAAGTAGCGTTATCCGCTTGGGACGCATTTGAGCGAGTAGGGCCAGCAGAAGGGGAACGTGCTATTGCCCAAGCGGCTGTGTATTGTGCCTCGGCCCCTAAAAGCAATGCTTTATACATGGCTTATAATCAATGCCGATCAGATGTGCGCCAAGACCCCGATTTCGAAGTGCCTGTTCATTTACGTAATGCGCCAACATCATTAATGAAAGACCTAGGTTACGGTGCAGAATATCGTTATGCGCATAATGAACCTAATGCTTACGCGGCAGGTGAAGTTTATCTTCCAGAAGAGATAGCACAGCGCCGATATTATCAGCCAAGCGATAGAGGGCTTGAGTCTAAGATTCGAGCTAAGTTTGAAAAGTTGAATGAGCTAGACCAGGCCAGCCCGCAAAAACGCTATACATAA
- the aat gene encoding leucyl/phenylalanyl-tRNA--protein transferase — MIPWLSPTHLDFPPVDDALQEPNGLLAAGGDLSAQRLVNAYRHGIFPWFSEDEPILWWSPNPRCVLKPSDIYISKSMKKHMKKHAWNVTFDHAFNSVIEHCSALREESGTWITDEIITAYQSLHQQGVAHSVEVWSEHGELIGGLYGLAMGKLFFGESMFSLRPNASKVAFIKLARQLNTWGYPLIDCQVHNPHLESLGAIGISRDEFLLYINSYIDSEPEHQWIFDHSC, encoded by the coding sequence ATGATACCTTGGTTATCCCCTACTCATTTAGATTTCCCTCCAGTCGACGATGCACTACAAGAGCCCAACGGACTGCTAGCCGCGGGAGGTGACTTGTCCGCCCAACGCTTAGTTAACGCTTATAGGCATGGCATTTTCCCTTGGTTTAGTGAAGACGAACCTATCCTTTGGTGGAGTCCTAACCCTCGTTGCGTACTTAAGCCAAGCGACATTTATATTTCTAAAAGCATGAAAAAACACATGAAGAAGCATGCTTGGAACGTCACCTTCGACCACGCTTTTAATTCCGTTATTGAGCACTGTTCTGCGCTACGAGAGGAATCGGGTACTTGGATTACGGACGAAATAATCACCGCTTATCAATCGCTCCACCAACAAGGTGTTGCACACTCGGTCGAGGTCTGGTCTGAGCATGGAGAGCTTATAGGGGGGCTTTATGGTCTTGCTATGGGCAAGTTGTTCTTTGGTGAATCCATGTTTAGTTTAAGACCTAATGCGTCGAAGGTAGCTTTTATTAAATTAGCACGCCAACTTAACACATGGGGCTACCCATTAATTGACTGCCAAGTGCATAACCCCCATCTTGAAAGTTTGGGGGCTATAGGGATTTCACGGGACGAATTTTTACTCTATATTAATAGCTATATAGACAGCGAACCAGAACACCAATGGATATTTGACCATAGCTGCTAA
- a CDS encoding DUF6489 family protein encodes MNFKIDVDMTPEEFRKVMGLPDVASLQDEMISKIKEQMEAGVEGYDPLTLLKPYLTNSVGSVEAFQKMMLGMMSQYNSSSNDKK; translated from the coding sequence ATGAACTTTAAAATTGATGTGGACATGACACCAGAAGAGTTTCGTAAAGTAATGGGCTTACCGGATGTAGCCTCATTACAAGACGAAATGATCAGTAAAATTAAAGAACAAATGGAAGCGGGTGTTGAAGGCTATGACCCGTTAACATTACTCAAACCCTATTTAACAAATAGCGTGGGCTCGGTTGAAGCCTTTCAAAAAATGATGCTGGGTATGATGAGCCAATACAACTCATCGAGTAACGACAAAAAATAA
- the lolA gene encoding outer membrane lipoprotein chaperone LolA, with translation MQLVLNKKTFVTHCLTALLCVMPVSVFADETEKDPAQALSSVLKSYERFSADFEQITRSDQSSESEISKGEMQIERPGKFRWETNTPFPQLIVSDGDNVWIYDPDLEQATRKPVNLEDTNGAALILNGNIEELQEKFDISMPVSDAGSQLFDLQPKDNQSSFQRIRIYFSNGVMSELMLQDVLGQQTTIVLHNSSINPAFSDTLFEFTPPEGVDVIISDQM, from the coding sequence ATGCAATTAGTGCTTAATAAAAAAACATTCGTAACACACTGTTTAACCGCTTTATTGTGTGTGATGCCAGTGAGTGTGTTTGCCGATGAGACAGAAAAAGATCCCGCGCAAGCGCTAAGCAGTGTGCTAAAAAGTTACGAGCGCTTTAGTGCCGATTTCGAGCAAATTACTCGTTCTGATCAATCAAGTGAGTCAGAAATTAGCAAGGGTGAGATGCAGATAGAGCGCCCAGGAAAGTTTCGCTGGGAGACCAACACACCATTCCCACAATTAATCGTTAGTGATGGTGACAATGTTTGGATTTATGATCCTGATTTGGAGCAAGCAACGCGTAAACCCGTAAACCTAGAAGACACTAATGGGGCGGCACTCATCCTCAATGGCAACATCGAAGAGTTGCAAGAGAAGTTTGATATTAGCATGCCGGTCAGTGATGCCGGCTCGCAATTGTTTGACCTTCAACCCAAAGACAATCAAAGTAGTTTTCAGCGGATCCGCATTTATTTTTCGAATGGCGTGATGTCCGAGCTAATGCTTCAGGATGTATTGGGACAGCAAACGACGATCGTTCTTCATAACTCAAGCATTAACCCGGCATTTAGCGATACCCTGTTTGAATTTACACCCCCTGAAGGTGTCGATGTGATTATCAGCGACCAGATGTAA
- the trxB gene encoding thioredoxin-disulfide reductase, with amino-acid sequence MSETQHHQLIILGSGPAGYTAAVYAARANLNPVVITGMQAGGQLTTTTEVDNWPGDVEGVQGPELMERMKAHAERFDTQVLFDHINKVDVKNRPFTLTGDMGTYTCDALIIATGASAQYLGLESEEAFKGKGVSACATCDGFFYRNQKVAVIGGGNTAVEEALYLSNIAAEVTLIHRRDSLRSEKILQDKLFERAENGNINIIWNHQLDEVLGDDMGVTGVRIKSTDGSSTQELDLSGVFVAIGHKPNTDIFEGQLEMKDGYLKIQSGLDGNATQTSVPGVYAAGDVCDHIYRQAITSAGFGCMAALDAERFLDGLTK; translated from the coding sequence ATGAGCGAAACACAACACCATCAACTAATTATTTTAGGTTCCGGCCCTGCTGGCTATACAGCAGCCGTTTACGCAGCACGTGCTAACCTTAACCCAGTCGTTATTACGGGTATGCAAGCAGGTGGACAATTAACCACCACGACCGAAGTTGATAACTGGCCTGGTGATGTAGAAGGCGTTCAAGGCCCAGAGCTAATGGAACGTATGAAAGCTCATGCTGAACGTTTCGACACTCAAGTTCTCTTTGATCATATCAACAAAGTAGATGTAAAAAACCGCCCTTTCACTCTTACCGGCGATATGGGAACTTACACCTGCGACGCCCTCATAATCGCAACCGGCGCATCGGCGCAATACCTAGGTTTAGAATCAGAAGAAGCCTTCAAAGGTAAAGGGGTAAGCGCATGTGCAACATGCGATGGATTCTTCTATCGCAACCAAAAAGTAGCGGTTATCGGTGGTGGTAACACCGCAGTAGAAGAAGCACTTTACTTATCAAACATTGCAGCCGAAGTTACACTAATTCATCGCCGCGATAGCTTGCGTTCTGAAAAGATCTTGCAAGACAAACTGTTTGAGCGCGCTGAAAATGGCAACATTAATATCATTTGGAACCATCAGCTAGATGAAGTCCTTGGCGATGATATGGGTGTTACTGGTGTACGCATTAAAAGCACAGACGGCAGCTCTACTCAAGAACTAGACTTATCTGGCGTATTTGTAGCGATTGGCCACAAACCAAACACAGATATTTTTGAAGGCCAATTGGAGATGAAAGACGGCTATTTAAAAATCCAGTCTGGACTTGACGGTAACGCGACACAAACTAGCGTACCAGGTGTTTATGCGGCGGGTGATGTTTGCGATCATATTTATCGACAGGCTATTACATCTGCTGGCTTCGGTTGCATGGCCGCGCTGGATGCTGAGCGCTTCCTTGATGGGCTAACCAAGTAA
- a CDS encoding DNA translocase FtsK encodes MRSASPQAFMDLLARVSKSFVLLVIAALCLFLLLSLLGYHPKDPGWSHLGYHPEVQNWTGKGGALVSDIAFSFLGVAAWLIPFVIGLPIIRFMIRGEISLLDGLPFVMLRALGVLLIVTTLSTLASIHVSNASLGYSFTSGGLLGEAISDVMVSWFSILGSSVLLLATLLIGLTFYLECSWGQMLDAVGNSVLKVGSIGQLFTFKPKPTKGSETSVQERAESLREQFKQRFEQPKARPVAQTGNTAATAPTATPLTPLTSTPVRGNTEYDLDKSHLSLSANRSFDVNESTGELLSSPVQTTEEVDIPVVTNVVSSSTNPTFDEGVKAAAPTIAGIPVVDPATPKPSSLTPTGSVGQGNPLSTEQKKALKIVPLAETHQPIKTEDEVDLNTPAMDRRPARSIQKIPSMDLLDPPELHTETGYTDEQLEDMSRLLESKLKDFGVVAEVVEVNPGPVITRFEIQPAPGVKASKITNLSKDLARSLAVLSVRVVEVIPGKSVMGIEIPNETRQMVRLSEVLNSKSYKESSSRLSLGLGNDIAGNPVVTNLAKMPHLLVAGTTGSGKSVGVNAMLLSLLYKATPEEVRLMMVDPKMLELSIYEGIPHLLTPVITDMKEAAGGLRWCVGEMERRYRLMAKMGVRNLAGFNDKVKAAEQRNEPIRDPLWKAEEHGEPEGTPAPYLESLPYIVVVIDEFADMMMIVGKKVEELIARIAQKARAAGIHLILATQRPSVDVITGLIKANVPTRIAFQVSSKIDSRTILDQSGAENLLGNGDMLYLPAGTSVPNRVHGAFVSDDEVHRVVEAWKQLGSPVYIDSILDESSGDATMGSGGGLFDEEQDALYDEAVAFVTETRKASISSVQRKLKIGYNRAARMIETMEAAGVVTEAGSNGQREVLAPPPVRN; translated from the coding sequence ATGCGATCAGCCAGCCCGCAAGCGTTTATGGATTTACTGGCACGCGTAAGTAAAAGTTTTGTGCTGTTAGTTATTGCAGCCCTGTGTCTTTTTTTATTACTGAGTTTATTGGGCTACCACCCCAAAGATCCGGGGTGGTCTCATCTTGGGTATCATCCTGAAGTTCAAAATTGGACCGGGAAAGGCGGGGCGCTTGTCTCAGATATAGCTTTTTCTTTTCTGGGGGTTGCGGCGTGGTTAATACCATTTGTTATTGGTTTACCCATTATTCGTTTCATGATTCGAGGTGAAATTTCGTTATTGGATGGGCTTCCGTTTGTGATGCTGCGAGCATTAGGCGTGTTGCTTATCGTAACAACGCTTAGCACATTAGCGTCTATCCATGTCAGCAATGCCAGTTTAGGTTACAGCTTTACAAGTGGGGGGCTGCTTGGCGAAGCAATATCGGACGTGATGGTTTCGTGGTTCAGCATTTTAGGAAGCAGTGTTCTTTTGCTCGCTACGCTTCTGATTGGATTGACGTTTTATCTTGAGTGCTCATGGGGACAAATGCTCGATGCCGTCGGTAATTCTGTGCTTAAAGTGGGCTCTATAGGTCAGTTATTTACGTTCAAGCCAAAACCGACTAAAGGTTCAGAAACCTCGGTACAGGAGCGCGCTGAATCTTTACGTGAGCAATTTAAACAACGCTTTGAGCAGCCTAAAGCCAGACCGGTTGCACAAACCGGTAACACAGCCGCTACGGCTCCAACTGCAACGCCATTAACGCCATTAACGTCAACGCCAGTCCGGGGCAATACCGAGTATGACCTGGATAAAAGCCATTTGTCTTTGTCTGCCAATCGCTCGTTTGATGTTAATGAATCAACTGGCGAGCTATTGTCTTCTCCGGTACAAACCACTGAAGAGGTTGATATCCCTGTCGTCACTAACGTGGTGTCGTCTAGCACGAACCCTACCTTTGATGAAGGTGTTAAGGCAGCGGCGCCTACGATTGCTGGTATACCCGTAGTGGATCCGGCTACCCCTAAGCCATCATCATTAACACCGACCGGTTCAGTAGGGCAGGGCAACCCACTCAGTACAGAACAGAAAAAAGCGCTCAAAATTGTACCTTTGGCTGAAACGCATCAGCCAATTAAAACGGAAGATGAAGTAGATCTAAACACGCCTGCTATGGATAGACGCCCAGCGCGGTCTATACAAAAAATTCCTTCTATGGATCTACTTGATCCTCCTGAATTACATACAGAAACCGGCTATACCGACGAGCAACTAGAGGATATGTCGCGTTTGCTAGAAAGCAAGCTGAAGGATTTTGGGGTTGTAGCCGAGGTGGTTGAAGTTAACCCAGGTCCTGTTATCACTCGCTTTGAGATACAGCCAGCACCGGGAGTAAAAGCCAGTAAAATTACTAATTTATCAAAAGATTTGGCTCGCTCATTAGCGGTGTTGAGTGTGCGTGTTGTGGAGGTTATCCCCGGTAAATCCGTCATGGGTATAGAAATACCCAACGAGACGCGACAAATGGTGCGCCTAAGCGAGGTCCTTAACTCAAAATCCTACAAAGAATCATCATCGCGTTTATCTCTGGGCTTGGGTAACGATATAGCGGGGAACCCTGTGGTAACTAACCTTGCCAAGATGCCACATTTACTGGTCGCGGGTACTACAGGCTCGGGTAAGTCCGTTGGTGTTAACGCTATGCTACTGAGCTTGCTGTATAAAGCAACTCCTGAAGAAGTCCGCTTGATGATGGTTGACCCAAAGATGCTGGAGCTTTCTATTTACGAAGGCATACCGCATTTATTGACACCTGTTATCACTGATATGAAAGAGGCCGCAGGCGGTTTGCGTTGGTGTGTGGGGGAGATGGAGCGTCGCTATCGCTTAATGGCAAAAATGGGGGTGCGTAATCTAGCTGGATTTAACGATAAAGTTAAAGCAGCTGAACAGCGCAATGAGCCTATTCGAGATCCACTTTGGAAGGCAGAGGAGCACGGGGAACCAGAAGGTACACCCGCGCCTTATTTGGAATCGCTTCCGTATATCGTCGTCGTTATTGATGAGTTTGCTGACATGATGATGATTGTCGGCAAAAAAGTAGAGGAATTAATCGCCCGGATCGCTCAAAAAGCCCGTGCCGCAGGGATTCATCTGATTTTGGCTACGCAGCGACCTTCTGTCGATGTCATCACTGGCTTGATAAAAGCCAACGTCCCTACGCGTATTGCCTTTCAAGTATCTTCTAAGATTGATTCACGTACCATCCTTGATCAATCGGGCGCAGAGAACTTATTAGGTAACGGCGACATGCTGTATTTGCCCGCTGGAACAAGTGTCCCTAATCGAGTCCATGGCGCATTTGTGAGTGATGACGAAGTGCATCGAGTAGTTGAAGCATGGAAACAATTAGGCTCTCCGGTTTACATTGATTCTATTCTGGATGAGAGCAGCGGCGATGCAACTATGGGCAGTGGCGGTGGTCTATTTGATGAGGAGCAAGACGCTCTTTATGATGAAGCCGTTGCTTTTGTAACAGAAACCCGCAAAGCCTCCATCTCCAGTGTGCAGCGCAAATTAAAGATTGGTTATAACCGTGCTGCACGCATGATAGAAACGATGGAAGCGGCGGGAGTGGTTACCGAAGCAGGAAGTAATGGTCAGCGCGAAGTATTAGCTCCGCCGCCAGTGAGGAATTAA
- a CDS encoding MFS transporter: protein MSKLPYKRLSGFYFFYFSLLGAMMPYWSLYLKQLNFDAKAIGFLMATLYCSRIFAPSLWGWLADKTGKRMSIIRWGAAATWLLFLGIFWQESAWSIGLIMLAYSFFWNAVLPQFEVVTLNHLGDKRERYSQIRVWGSIGFTLTVVALGYIFDFISVSWLPVIMLLLMIMIWLNACLVPAGDTSTVLESTEHSKGGMFLSTLCRPAVIAFFAATFLVQLSHGPYYTFFSVMLEDQGFNRSEIGYMWSLGVVAEVVAFIFMHRMIGRFGVRGVMLFSLLMAVVRWAVIALYPTNIVLLLMSQLLHAFTFGALHSTGVALVHNFFDANTQGRGQALFSSVGFGLGGTLGAVLSGMFWQSHGSMVSFLMASIICAVALILTYTWVYPIDKAGAKN from the coding sequence ATGAGCAAACTGCCCTATAAACGACTCTCAGGCTTCTATTTTTTCTACTTCTCGCTGTTGGGCGCAATGATGCCCTACTGGTCGCTTTACTTAAAACAACTCAATTTTGATGCCAAAGCCATTGGTTTTCTTATGGCGACTTTGTACTGCTCTCGTATTTTTGCGCCTTCTTTATGGGGCTGGCTAGCCGATAAGACGGGTAAACGCATGTCAATTATCCGTTGGGGCGCCGCGGCTACTTGGCTATTGTTTCTGGGCATATTTTGGCAAGAGAGTGCATGGAGTATAGGCCTCATTATGCTGGCCTACAGCTTCTTTTGGAATGCCGTTTTGCCACAGTTTGAGGTCGTTACACTCAATCATCTGGGCGATAAGCGGGAGCGATATAGTCAAATACGCGTATGGGGCTCTATTGGCTTTACTTTAACGGTAGTGGCTCTGGGTTATATCTTCGATTTTATTAGTGTCTCTTGGTTACCTGTCATCATGCTTCTTTTGATGATCATGATATGGCTCAATGCATGTTTGGTGCCGGCTGGCGATACTTCTACTGTTTTAGAATCAACCGAACATTCAAAAGGCGGGATGTTCCTTAGCACATTATGCAGGCCTGCAGTCATCGCTTTCTTTGCTGCAACATTCTTAGTTCAGTTATCACACGGTCCTTATTATACGTTTTTTAGTGTGATGCTAGAGGATCAAGGCTTTAACCGAAGTGAAATTGGTTACATGTGGTCCTTAGGTGTTGTGGCTGAAGTAGTGGCGTTTATTTTTATGCACAGAATGATAGGCCGCTTTGGAGTGCGAGGGGTTATGTTGTTTAGCTTGTTAATGGCGGTGGTACGCTGGGCTGTGATTGCTTTGTACCCAACGAATATCGTCTTACTATTGATGAGCCAATTGTTGCATGCATTTACTTTTGGGGCTTTGCATTCAACTGGGGTAGCTTTAGTCCATAATTTTTTTGATGCAAATACACAAGGTCGAGGTCAGGCGTTGTTTTCCAGCGTTGGCTTTGGTTTAGGTGGGACTCTGGGAGCTGTGCTCTCGGGAATGTTTTGGCAATCCCATGGTTCTATGGTGAGTTTTCTGATGGCGTCTATCATTTGTGCGGTTGCGCTTATTTTAACTTATACTTGGGTCTATCCTATTGATAAAGCAGGGGCTAAAAATTGA